A stretch of Campylobacter gracilis DNA encodes these proteins:
- the rpmJ gene encoding 50S ribosomal protein L36, giving the protein MKVRPSVKKMCDKCKIVKRKGVVHVICENPKHKQRQG; this is encoded by the coding sequence ATGAAAGTTCGTCCATCCGTTAAGAAAATGTGCGACAAATGTAAAATTGTCAAGCGCAAAGGTGTTGTTCACGTTATTTGTGAAAATCCAAAACATAAACAAAGACAAGGATAA
- the rpsK gene encoding 30S ribosomal protein S11: protein MAQKKVVKKKTVRKNIAKGIVYISATFNNTMITVTDEMGNAIAWSSAGALNFKGSKKSTPYAAQQAVEDALSKAKEHGIKEVGVKVQGPGSGRETAVKSVGSVEGIKVTYFKDITPLAHNGCRPPKRRRV, encoded by the coding sequence ATGGCACAAAAAAAAGTAGTTAAGAAAAAAACCGTCAGAAAAAATATCGCCAAAGGCATAGTTTACATCTCCGCTACGTTTAACAACACCATGATAACCGTAACGGACGAGATGGGCAACGCGATCGCGTGGAGCAGTGCGGGCGCTTTAAATTTTAAAGGCAGCAAAAAATCCACCCCTTATGCGGCGCAACAAGCCGTCGAGGACGCGCTAAGCAAAGCCAAAGAGCACGGCATCAAAGAGGTAGGCGTCAAGGTTCAGGGTCCGGGAAGCGGACGCGAAACCGCCGTTAAAAGTGTAGGTAGCGTAGAAGGGATTAAAGTTACATATTTCAAAGATATCACTCCTCTTGCGCACAACGGTTGCAGACCGCCTAAACGACGTCGCGTGTAA
- the rpsM gene encoding 30S ribosomal protein S13, which produces MARIAGVDLPKKKRIEYGLTYIYGIGLFTSRKILDAAGISYDKRVADLSEDEAAAIRKEIQEHYMVEGDLRKQVAMDIKALMDLGGYRGLRHRKGLPVRGQKTKTNARTRKGKRKTVGAAAK; this is translated from the coding sequence ATGGCTCGTATCGCAGGTGTAGATCTACCAAAGAAAAAAAGGATTGAATACGGACTAACTTATATCTACGGTATAGGTTTATTTACGTCGAGAAAAATTCTCGATGCGGCAGGAATTTCTTACGATAAAAGAGTCGCCGATCTGAGCGAAGATGAAGCCGCCGCTATTAGAAAAGAGATCCAAGAGCACTATATGGTCGAAGGCGATCTTCGCAAACAAGTGGCTATGGATATAAAAGCGCTTATGGACTTGGGCGGCTATCGCGGCTTAAGACACAGAAAGGGTCTTCCGGTTCGCGGTCAAAAAACAAAAACGAACGCCAGAACCAGAAAAGGCAAACGCAAAACCGTCGGCGCGGCAGCTAAATAA
- the rpsD gene encoding 30S ribosomal protein S4 — translation MARYTGPVEKLERRLGVDLFMKGERRLAGKSALLKRPYAPGQHGQRRAKLSEYGSQLREKQKAKFMYGVSEKQFRRLFAEAARREGNTGAILVQLLEQRLDNVVYRMGFATTRRFARQLVTHGHILVDGKRVDIPSYSVRAGQKIEVIEKSKNNPQISRALDLTAQTGIVAWVDVEKEKRYGIFSRVPEREEVVIPVEERFIVELYSK, via the coding sequence ATGGCTAGATATACAGGACCGGTTGAAAAATTAGAAAGAAGGCTCGGCGTCGATCTATTTATGAAAGGCGAAAGAAGGCTTGCGGGCAAGAGCGCGCTTTTAAAACGCCCTTACGCTCCGGGTCAGCACGGACAAAGACGCGCTAAACTAAGCGAATATGGCTCACAGCTTCGCGAGAAACAAAAGGCTAAATTTATGTACGGCGTAAGCGAGAAGCAGTTCCGCAGGCTATTTGCCGAAGCGGCTCGCAGAGAGGGTAACACCGGAGCGATTTTGGTTCAGCTTTTAGAGCAGAGGCTAGATAACGTCGTTTACCGCATGGGCTTTGCTACGACTAGACGATTTGCGCGCCAGCTCGTTACGCACGGACATATCTTGGTAGACGGCAAGCGCGTCGATATCCCTTCATACAGCGTTCGCGCAGGACAAAAGATCGAAGTGATCGAGAAGAGCAAAAATAACCCGCAAATTTCAAGAGCGCTGGATCTTACTGCACAGACCGGCATCGTAGCGTGGGTCGACGTAGAAAAAGAGAAAAGATACGGAATTTTTTCTAGAGTTCCGGAGAGAGAAGAAGTTGTTATTCCTGTAGAGGAAAGATTTATCGTAGAGCTTTACTCGAAATAG
- the infA gene encoding translation initiation factor IF-1: MAKDDVIEIDGNVIEALPNATFKVELDNKHVILCHIAGKMRMHYIKIMPGDRVKVELTPYSLDKGRITYRYK; encoded by the coding sequence GTGGCAAAAGACGACGTCATAGAGATCGACGGCAACGTCATAGAAGCGCTGCCGAACGCGACTTTTAAGGTCGAGCTAGACAACAAGCACGTGATTTTATGCCATATCGCTGGTAAGATGCGGATGCACTACATCAAGATAATGCCGGGCGATCGCGTAAAAGTCGAGCTAACCCCTTACAGCCTCGATAAAGGCAGGATCACCTACCGCTATAAGTAA
- a CDS encoding L,D-transpeptidase family protein, producing the protein MDNYLSYKNIETINSEIPLKQALDGEQISKIRVYKSKRILEILTSKGVAKSYKIALGREPEGHKEVQGDGKTPEGNYTINGKNPNSAYHLNLGISYPNKADVAHAKSLGKSAGGDIKIHGLPNKFSYLGQSIAAFGDWTEGCIALVNDDMDELFEHVKIGTPIEILP; encoded by the coding sequence TTGGACAATTATCTTAGCTATAAAAATATCGAAACGATCAACTCTGAAATTCCGCTAAAGCAGGCATTGGACGGCGAGCAAATCTCTAAGATCCGCGTCTATAAATCTAAACGAATTCTTGAAATTTTGACCTCGAAAGGCGTCGCAAAAAGCTACAAAATCGCCCTTGGACGCGAGCCTGAAGGACATAAAGAGGTTCAAGGCGACGGCAAAACCCCGGAGGGCAACTACACCATAAACGGCAAAAATCCAAACTCGGCGTATCATCTAAATTTAGGCATCTCCTATCCGAACAAAGCCGACGTAGCGCACGCAAAATCCCTCGGTAAGAGCGCAGGTGGCGATATCAAAATCCACGGTCTACCGAACAAATTTAGCTACCTAGGGCAGAGTATCGCGGCGTTCGGCGACTGGACGGAGGGCTGCATAGCACTCGTCAACGACGATATGGACGAGCTTTTTGAGCACGTAAAAATCGGCACGCCGATAGAAATTTTACCGTGA
- a CDS encoding DNA-directed RNA polymerase subunit alpha, whose translation MRKITTSAHMPTEIKVENVSENVAKIIAYPFETGYAVTLAHPLRRLLYTSTVGFAPTAVKIEGVSHEFDSMRGMLEDMAAFIINLKGLRFKIKGDSLREVVEYSFKGPKEIYGSDLNNDAVEIVNPSAYLATINEDADLKFTLIIEKGIGYVPSEEIRENLDADFIALDAFFTPVTKAVYDIENVFVEDNPDYEKVVFTITTDGQISAIDAFKNALEAMYQQLAVFKGIVNISAADTFGRAIPANSEFAKLFESVSNLSLSARSFNCLDRADIRFIGELAIMEESELKDLKNLGKKSLEEIKAVMEEIGYPIGNQELGEKKEQLKRKLDELKAQRQKNEGQ comes from the coding sequence ATGAGAAAAATCACAACATCAGCTCATATGCCAACTGAAATAAAGGTTGAGAATGTCAGCGAAAATGTTGCTAAAATCATAGCATATCCCTTTGAAACGGGATATGCCGTCACTCTAGCTCATCCTTTACGAAGGCTACTTTATACGAGCACGGTCGGTTTTGCGCCGACTGCGGTTAAAATCGAAGGCGTAAGCCACGAATTCGACAGCATGCGCGGCATGCTCGAGGATATGGCGGCTTTTATCATAAATTTAAAGGGCTTAAGGTTTAAAATCAAAGGCGATTCCCTACGCGAGGTCGTAGAATACAGCTTTAAAGGACCTAAAGAAATTTACGGCAGTGACCTAAATAACGACGCCGTAGAGATCGTAAATCCAAGCGCTTATCTGGCTACGATAAACGAGGATGCCGATCTTAAATTTACGCTCATCATCGAAAAGGGTATCGGCTACGTCCCAAGCGAAGAGATCAGAGAAAATTTAGACGCTGATTTCATCGCGTTGGATGCGTTTTTTACCCCGGTAACCAAGGCCGTTTACGACATCGAAAATGTCTTCGTAGAGGATAATCCCGACTACGAAAAGGTAGTCTTTACGATCACTACCGACGGTCAGATCAGCGCGATAGACGCGTTTAAAAACGCGCTTGAAGCGATGTATCAGCAGCTGGCGGTTTTCAAAGGCATCGTAAATATCAGCGCTGCGGATACTTTCGGTAGAGCGATTCCTGCAAATTCCGAATTTGCAAAGCTTTTTGAGAGCGTTAGCAATCTAAGCTTAAGCGCGCGAAGCTTTAACTGCCTGGATCGTGCGGATATTAGATTTATCGGTGAGCTTGCGATCATGGAGGAAAGCGAGCTTAAAGACCTTAAAAACTTAGGCAAAAAATCTCTCGAGGAGATCAAGGCCGTTATGGAGGAGATCGGTTATCCTATCGGTAACCAAGAGCTCGGCGAGAAAAAAGAGCAGCTAAAACGCAAGCTTGATGAGCTGAAGGCTCAAAGACAAAAGAATGAAGGACAATAA
- a CDS encoding VOC family protein, which translates to MNKITCICLGVRSMQRALKFYRDGLGFKTDCKDDDPPVCFFKTPGTKFELYPLGALARDINENDPPRGSGFGGITLAYNVKNKEDVASVIELVKKAGGAIVKEPQDAFWGGYHAYFADPDGYYWEVVWGPGFKFDEDGLLKF; encoded by the coding sequence ATGAATAAAATAACCTGCATCTGCCTAGGCGTGCGAAGCATGCAAAGGGCGCTGAAATTTTACAGAGACGGCCTAGGATTTAAGACGGATTGCAAAGACGACGACCCGCCGGTATGTTTTTTCAAAACGCCCGGAACCAAATTTGAGCTCTATCCCTTGGGCGCGCTGGCACGAGATATCAACGAAAACGATCCGCCCAGAGGCAGCGGATTTGGCGGCATCACGCTAGCCTATAACGTAAAAAACAAAGAGGACGTAGCTAGCGTCATAGAGCTAGTAAAAAAGGCGGGCGGAGCCATCGTCAAGGAGCCCCAAGATGCGTTTTGGGGCGGATACCACGCGTATTTTGCCGATCCGGACGGATACTACTGGGAGGTGGTTTGGGGGCCCGGTTTTAAATTTGACGAGGACGGGCTGCTTAAATTTTAG
- the rplQ gene encoding 50S ribosomal protein L17: protein MRHNHGYRKLGRTSSHRAALLKNLTIALVTSGKIETTLPKAKELRSYAEKLITRARKGDSEAHRFVFAALQDKAATNKLVTEIAPKYAGVNGGYTRIIKTRLRKGDAAEMAYIELISK, encoded by the coding sequence ATGAGACATAATCACGGATATAGGAAGCTAGGGCGTACTTCGTCTCACCGTGCCGCCCTGCTTAAAAATTTAACCATCGCTTTAGTTACTAGCGGCAAGATCGAAACCACGCTTCCTAAGGCAAAAGAGCTAAGAAGCTATGCCGAAAAGCTGATCACTCGCGCGCGCAAGGGCGACAGCGAGGCGCATAGATTTGTTTTCGCGGCGCTTCAAGATAAGGCTGCGACAAATAAGCTAGTCACCGAGATCGCTCCAAAATATGCAGGCGTAAACGGCGGCTACACTCGCATCATCAAAACTCGCCTTCGCAAGGGCGACGCCGCAGAGATGGCTTATATCGAGCTAATCAGCAAATAA
- the ypfJ gene encoding KPN_02809 family neutral zinc metallopeptidase has translation MKWQDGRRSSNVEDDRASSMRTSSGSLGMLIPIIRFLLGSKIGRIVLIIGVVAYFMGYNPLALLDGGASTQREPTDSPQEQEKLAFVSAVLAQTEDVWGEIFKSVGARYEEPGLRLFRDQIASGCGFASAQTGPFYCPRDRKIYLDLSFFDELANKYKAGGDFAQAYVIAHEVGHHVQNLVGTLEQVAALKRRARSEAEQNALQVKVELQADCYAGVWAHYLAKAGRVLEAGDIDEALNAASAIGDDTLQRKFSGRVVPDSFTHGTSAQRKEWFKKGLAGGNLKACSFEP, from the coding sequence ATGAAATGGCAAGACGGCAGACGAAGCTCAAACGTGGAGGATGACCGCGCAAGCAGCATGCGCACGAGCTCCGGCTCGCTTGGGATGCTGATTCCGATCATCAGGTTTTTGCTCGGCTCAAAGATCGGGCGCATAGTGCTCATAATCGGCGTCGTAGCGTATTTTATGGGCTACAACCCTTTGGCGCTTTTAGACGGAGGCGCTAGCACGCAGAGAGAGCCGACCGATAGCCCGCAGGAGCAGGAAAAGCTCGCCTTTGTCTCGGCGGTGCTAGCTCAAACCGAGGACGTTTGGGGCGAGATATTTAAAAGCGTGGGCGCGCGCTACGAGGAGCCCGGCTTGCGGCTCTTTCGCGATCAGATAGCAAGCGGCTGCGGCTTTGCGAGCGCGCAGACGGGACCTTTTTATTGCCCGAGGGACCGCAAAATTTATCTGGATCTCAGTTTTTTCGACGAGCTTGCGAATAAATACAAAGCGGGCGGCGACTTCGCGCAGGCCTATGTCATCGCGCACGAAGTAGGGCATCACGTTCAAAATTTAGTCGGCACGCTAGAGCAGGTCGCCGCTCTAAAAAGGCGCGCTCGCAGCGAAGCCGAGCAAAACGCGCTTCAGGTCAAAGTCGAGCTGCAGGCGGACTGCTACGCGGGGGTCTGGGCGCACTATCTCGCAAAAGCCGGGCGCGTGCTTGAAGCGGGCGACATCGACGAGGCGCTAAATGCCGCCAGCGCGATCGGCGACGATACGTTGCAGCGCAAATTTAGCGGCCGCGTCGTGCCCGATTCCTTCACGCACGGCACCTCGGCGCAGCGCAAAGAGTGGTTTAAAAAGGGCTTAGCGGGCGGAAACCTAAAGGCTTGCTCGTTTGAGCCGTAA